CGTCCCGCACGTAATTCTTTCACTTGCTCCGGATCTAGAGCTTTTAGAAGAGCGAGGAACTCGCCTAGATGAGTTTTTTCTTCTTGAGCAATATCGATGAATACTTTCCTAATATTTTCATCCTCTATTTTCTCAGCTAGTTGTAAATATAAATTAATAGCATCTAGTTCAGCAATTATTGCATATCTTATTGCTTGAGCTACTTGTTCACGGGTGAATTTTGCATCCTTGGATATTATGTCTAGTGGGTTCTTCGATAACAAGAAGTTAATCACCCCCCATGCAGAGAATTCTTTTTAACAAGTAAAAATGTCTTATCTAGCTATAAATGTTATTAGTGTCCTTACAATATATTTAGTAATCCTAGCAATTTCTCTCCTCCACAAATATATAATTAAAATAAGCATTATTTGTCCAAAATCTATTGTTACTGCTGCTCCATTACTTGTTATTTCTTGCACTAGAAATAATTGAATCTTAATTATTTCAAACTTGCTTAATAAGTAAAGCAAGTAGTAGTGAAAAACTATTGTTACCGCTGAGATTATAGATACCACAATTCTAATTATTCTTTTCATTTCAAATATAGATATAATAATCAATATTACGAGGAGTAAGATACACAAAATTTTCTCATAACCATACAACGGATCAATTATTCGTGTTGATAATATGTATAGAGAGTATGGAATCATTCCCCCTTATCCTTCTTAAAACTTTTATCTATGCACTCCTAATGCTTGGATATATGTATTAAGGTTAAATAATTAATTATTCTATCTGGTGGATAGCCTTGAAAGCCATGGTTCTATATGAACCTGGACCTGTAGAGAAAAATCCGTTAAAACTTAGCGATGTTGATATAAGGGATCCACGCGGAGACGAGGTATTATTAGAGATATCATGTTGTGGAGTTTGTAGAACAGATCTACATATAGTTGAGGGAGAACTCAAACCAATCAAACTCCCTCTTATACCTGGTCACCAAGTAGTAGCTCGAGTAAAAGAGGTTGGGGAAAATGTTGATAATGTAAGTAAAGGTATGAGGGTAGGAGTTCCCTGGCTTTACTGGGCATGTGGAAAATGCAAGTATTGTAGGAGGGGATTAGAAAACCTATGTGATCACGCATTATTCACTGGATATAGTGTTGATGGAGGATATGCTGAATACATGATTGCTAAGAAGGACTTCGTGCACCCACTCCCAAACACTCATGACGACTGCAAAGCCGCTCCTCTACTATGTGCTGGCGCTGTTGGGTATAGAGCCCTACGCTTAACAGGGCTAGTCGATAAGAAAGAAGGCATACTGGGCTTATTCGGATTCGGCGCATCAGCACATCTAATTCTACAAGCTGCAAAAGCACTTGGTTTAACTGTGTATGTTTTCACACATACTCCATGGAAGATAGAGTACGCATATAAGCTCGGTGCAGATTGGGCTGGAAACACAAAGGAAACACCGCCTAATAAACTGGATGCAGCAATAGTGTTCGCACCTGTATCATGGGTCTTTATCGAAGCATTGAAAAAACTTGATAAGGGCGGAAGAGTTGTTCTAGGAGAAATATATATGTCGCCTATTGAGAAACTTGACTATAAACTACTATGGCTGGAGAGAGAAGTAAAAACAACAGCTAACGTTACACGTAGAGATGTCCGGGAATTTCTAGATATAGCATCAAAGCACAGAATATACCCTGATATAACGATTTATAAATTAGAAGAAGCCAATAAGGCGTTACAAGACCTTAAACATGGAAAGATCAAGGGCCAAGCTGTTTTGAAAATAAAATAACGAAAAAACACAACTATTTTTTAAACTACCTCATCAGAGGAAAAGTTATGTATTCTAAGATCCCCTTTAACTGTACTTGTTGAGCCAACAATTTCTTCTATATAATCTATTCCCCCCAAGTAAGCATCATATTCCTAATCCTAATATTATTAAAACCAGTACTATAAGCATAAATGATGATATAGGGTTTTCCTTAACTTTTCCTATCAGCCTTGAAGGACGTGGCGGTATTACTAAAACAAACTAAATCCAAGCTTCTATTATATTTTAATCCAGCACACCATAAGTCATATAAGCTAATAAGCAACCCTATAGGTATGGCTACTGCTATAAAAACGAGTGAAAGAACATCCAACAATCCTAATAAAGGCAAGGCAACAAGTAATACATATGCAATTACCCTTGAAAACACCAATAGTTTCTTTTTCTGCACAGGTAGATAAATTATAAATATTAAACAATATTAAATTAAGAAAACTACATAGATAATCATCATAGTTACCATGTATTTTTTTCTCTTGAAGGGTGATTATGTTAAGCCGGTTAATAAAAACAAATTATTAACATTTATGTTTTCAATATTAACTTGTCTATTCTATGCTGGGCCCGGACATTTTTGCTTTGATCATTAGCTC
This is a stretch of genomic DNA from Staphylothermus hellenicus DSM 12710. It encodes these proteins:
- a CDS encoding ferritin family protein, whose amino-acid sequence is MLSKNPLDIISKDAKFTREQVAQAIRYAIIAELDAINLYLQLAEKIEDENIRKVFIDIAQEEKTHLGEFLALLKALDPEQVKELRAGREEVIELTGMEIPNNNH
- a CDS encoding zinc-dependent alcohol dehydrogenase family protein is translated as MKAMVLYEPGPVEKNPLKLSDVDIRDPRGDEVLLEISCCGVCRTDLHIVEGELKPIKLPLIPGHQVVARVKEVGENVDNVSKGMRVGVPWLYWACGKCKYCRRGLENLCDHALFTGYSVDGGYAEYMIAKKDFVHPLPNTHDDCKAAPLLCAGAVGYRALRLTGLVDKKEGILGLFGFGASAHLILQAAKALGLTVYVFTHTPWKIEYAYKLGADWAGNTKETPPNKLDAAIVFAPVSWVFIEALKKLDKGGRVVLGEIYMSPIEKLDYKLLWLEREVKTTANVTRRDVREFLDIASKHRIYPDITIYKLEEANKALQDLKHGKIKGQAVLKIK